Genomic segment of Yoonia sp. R2331:
ATCGAGGACAAGATCAGGGCTGCCCATGGTCTGGATTTTGATTTGATGGATGACGATCCGACTGAAGACGACGATCTGGTCGAAAGCTGATCAAGTTGGTGCGGGGCGACACCTGAAACGCCTGGCCCGCGCCGAATGCGCGGGGACAATATCCGGGAAAAGGGTGCGGCAAAGCCTGCACCCTTTTTTCGTGCCCGGTGGACAGTAACGGGGCGGGGGGCTATCTGGAACGAACCGCAGTTTTTATGCCCTGGAATACCCATGACAAGCCTTGCTGACATTCGATCCACCTTTCTGGATTATTTCAAACGCCAAGGGCACGAGGTTGTCGCCTCCAGTCCGCTGGTGCCGCGCAACGATCCCACGTTGATGTTCACAAACTCTGGGATGGTGCAATTCAAGAACCGGTTCACGGGCGTTGAAGCGGGGGCCTATGATCGGGCCACAACAGCACAGAAATGCGTCCGGGCCGGAGGTAAGCACAACGATCTCGACAACGTCGGTTATACCGCGCGGCACCACACGTTTTTCGAGATGTTGGGGAATTTCTCTTTTGGTGATTACTTCAAATCAGAAGCGATCCCCTTCGCCTGGGAGTTGGTGACAAAGGAATTAGGTGTTGATGCATCGCGGCTTTTGACCACCGTTTATCACACCGATGACGAAGCGTTCGAAATCTGGAAAAAGATGGGCGTGCCGGAAGACCGGATCATCCGCATCGCGACCTCTGACAATTTCTGGCAGATGGGGCCGACCGGTCCCTGCGGACCCTGTACCGAGATTTTCTACGATCACGGTGATCATATCTGGGGCGGCCCGCCGGGATCGCCGGAAGAAGATGGCGACCGCTTTATCGAGATTTGGAACGTGGTCTTCATGCAAAATGAGCAATTCGAAGACGGCTCGATGAAGGCGCTCGACATGCAGTCGATTGACACCGGCATGGGGCTCGAGCGGATTGCAGCCCTGTTGCAGGGCAGCCATGACAACTATGATACGGACCTTTTCAAAGCGCTGATTGAGGCGTCTGGTCATGTGACCAGCACCGATCCATTTGGGGATGGCAATGTACATCACCGGGTGATTGCCGACCACTTGCGATCAACCTCTTTCTTGATTGCCGAAGGTGTGCTGCCCTCCAACGAGGGCCGCGGTTATGTGCTGCGCCGGATCATGCGCCGCGCGATGCGCCATGCACATCTGCTGGGCGCCAAAGACCCGGTGATGCACAAGCTGGTGCCCGCGCTGGTGCAACAGATGGGGGCCGCCTATCCAGAGTTGGGTCAGGGTCAGCGGTTGATTGAAGAGACATTGTTGAACGAAGAGGTCCGTTTTAAGCAGACCCTTGATCGCGGTTTAAAGCTTTTGGACGATGCTTTGGTTGATGTACCCGAGGGCGCAGACCTGCCGGGCGAGACGGCGTTCAAACTCTACGACACTTACGGCTTTCCGCTTGATCTGACGCAGGATGCGTTGCGCGAAAAAGGTCGTGGGGTGGATACGCCCGGCTTTGACGCGGCGATGGAGGAACAGAAGGCTAAAGCGCGCGCGGCATGGTCCGGTGCAGGCGGCGAAGCGGATGCTGCGGTCTGGTTCGAAGTGGCCGACGACAAGGGCGTCACCGATTTCCTGGGCTACGAGACGACCACGGCAGAAGGTCAAATCGTGGCCTTGCTGGTGGACGGCGCATTGGCGGACACGGCCAAGGGCGAAGTGCAAATCGCGTTGAACCAGTCACCGTTCTATGCCGAAAGCGGCGGTCAGGTGGGTGACGCAGGCGAGATCGTGACCGAAACGGGCCGGGCCACTGTGACCGACACCCGCAAAGTGGCCGGGGTCTTCGTGCATGTCGCGCAGGTGACTGAAGGTGAGATCAAGATGGGGCAAGGCGCAGAACTGCGCGTTGATCCGACGCGCCGTGGCGACATTCAGGCGAACCACTCGGCCACGCACCTGTTGAACGAGGCACTGCGGAGCACGCTTGGTGATCACGTGGTGCAGCGCGGATCGCTGAACGCGCCGGACCGCCTGCGGTTTGACTTCAGCCATCAAACAGCGCTGCACGCGGATGAGATTGAGAAGGTCGAACGCGAAGTAAACGCGCTGATCCGCCAAAACGGCGCGGTGGAAACCCGGATCATGGCACCTGATGACGCCCGCGCGCTGGGGGCCCAGGCGCTTTTTGGTGAGAAATATGGCGACGAGGTGCGCGTTGTTTCAATGGGTGTGGCCGAAGGATCGGGCAAAGGGACGGACGGCCAGACCTATTCGGTCGAATTGTGCGGCGGCACGCATGTAAAGCGCTTGGGTGAGATTGGTGCCTTTGTCGCGCTGGGTGACAGCGCGTCCAGCGCGGGCGTGCGCCGGTTCGAGGCGCTGACCGGGCAGGCGGCCCTTGATTATCTGCGGACGCAGGATCGGCAGTTGGCCGATGTGGCAGCCGCGCTCAAAACCCCCACTTCAGAGGTTGCCGACCGGGTTAGATCATTGATGGATGAACGTAAGGCGCTGACCAACGAAGTCGCACAATTGCGTCGTGATCTGGCAATGGGCGGCGCTGGCGACGCGGGGCCCACCCAAGAGGACGTGAATGGCATGTGCTTTATGGGCCAGGTCATGCAAGGCGTCACCGGTAAGGACCTGCCGGCGTTGGTTGATCAATTCAAGGAAAAGATTGGCAGCGGCGTGGTCCTGTTGATTGCCGATGCGGGCGGCAAAGCGGCCGTTGCAGCAGGTGTGACTACTGACTTGACGAACAAGGTGTCGGCGGTCGATGTCCTGCGCGCAGCAGTACCGCTGTTGGGCGGCAAAGGTGGTGGCGGGCGGCCCGATATGGCGCAGGGCGGTGGTGCGTCAGCGGACAAGGCCGATGAAGCGATTGCTGCCGCAAAGACCTATCTGGAGGGGATCTGATGCCGACAGCACTGTGGATTGCACATGTGAAAGTCACCGACGCAGAGGCCTATGGCCGTTATGCCGAGCTTGCCACCGGGGCCATTGCAGCCCATGGCGGGCAATTCCTTGCCCGTGGCGGGGCTTATGAGCAGCTTGAGGGGCCGGATCGTCCTCGCAATGTGGTCGCACGGTTCCCGTCGTTGCAGGCCGCCCATGATTGCTATTATTCGGATGCGTACCAAGAGGCGCTCAGCCACGCCAAAGGGGCAGCCGAACGCGAGTTGAGCATCATTGAAGAGGCCGAATGAAGGGCCAACTGGCCGAAATGATGGGGCGTCACGCACAAGACGGACGCCTTGACTGGATCGGCCTGCGGCCAGAACGGCGCGGCGCCGTCCTGACACCGGATCACGCGGAAATCACGGCTGATGGACTGGCGGGCGATCATGCCAGCGCGGACAAACGCGCAGTGACGTTGATTCAGGCCGAACATATACCGGTGATCGCCACGTTGGCAGGTCTCGGGGGCGTTGAGCCAACAGACCTGCGCCGGAACCTGATGATCTCGGGCATCAACCTTTATGCTTTGCGCAAGGCAAACCTGCGGATCGGCGATGCCATCTTGCATGTAACGGGGCCTTGCCCGCCGTGTTCGCGGATGGAAGAGGTGCTTGGGCCCGGCGGCTACAACGCAATGCGCGGGCACGGCGGTTGGTATGCATCTGTCGTCACACCGGGGCACATCAAGTTGGGCGCCCCGGTTACCGTCATCGCAGCAGGTTAGCTGGCAGCGCGTGCCTGACGCTTGCGCTCATGCGGATCAAGGTAACGCTTGCGCAGGCGGATCGCATTGGGCGTCACTTCGACCAATTCATCATCGTCGATATAGGCAATCGCCTGTTCCAGTGACATGGTGACCGGTGGCGTCAGACGCACAGCTTCGTCCGTGCCGGATGCGCGGACGTTGGTCAGCTTTTTGCCCTTCAGCGGATTTACTTCCAGATCGTTGTCGCGGCTGTGCTCGCCAATAATCATGCCGGTATAAACCGCTTCTTGCGCGCCGATGAACATCTTGCCGCGCTCTTCAAGGTTCCACAGCGCAAATGCGACAGAAGCACCATTTTCCATCGAAATCAGAACGCCTTGGCGACGGCCCTGAATAGAACCCTTATAGGCCGTCCAGCCGTGGAAAATGCGGTTCAATACGCCAGAACCGCGCGTGTCGGTCAGGAACTCGCCGTGATAGCCGATCAACCCGCGCGAGGGGACATGGGCAATGATCCGTGTTTTGCCTGCGCCAGCGGGCTTCATCTCGGTCAGCTCGCCCTTGCGGGGGCCGGTCAGTTTTTCCACGACAACGCCGGTGTATTCGTCGTCCACGTCGATCGTGACTTCCTCGACCGGTTCCATGCGCTGGCCGTTCTCCTCACGGAAAATCACCTGTGGGCGCGAGATCGACAGCTCAAACCCTTCACGGCGCATGTTTTCAATCAGGACACCCATCTGCAATTCACCGCGGCCGGACACCTCAAAAGCGTCACCGCCCGGTGTGTCGGCGATTTTGATCGCGACATTGACCTCGGCCTCTTTCATCAACCGGTCGCGGATAACGCGGGACTGCACTTTCTTGCCGTCCTTGCCTGCCAGCGGGCTGTCGTTGATGCCAAAGGTCACGGTGATTGTCGGCGGGTCAATCGGTTGGGCGGGCAGGGGAATGTCGATCGCGGGGTCACACAGCGTGTCAGCCACGGTCGCCTTGGCCATACCGGCGACGGTCACGATGTCGCCTGCCTCGGCCAGTTCAATCGGCTGCTGACCCAAGCCCCGGAACGCGAGGATTTTCGAGACGCGAAATTGTTCGATCTTGTCGCCGGTGCGGCTGAGCGCCTTGATCGTGTCACCTGCTTTCAAAGTCCCAGACTCCACTCGTCCGGTTAGAATGCGACCAATGAACGGGTCCGCCGACAGGGTCGTTGCAAGCATCTGGAACGGTTCGTCCTTGCGTGCGATCTGCTTGGGCGTCGGCACGTGATCGACGATCAGATCAAAAAGCGCGTCGAGGTTTTCGCGCGGTCCGTCCAGTTCCGCATCACACCAGCCCGACCGGCCAGAGGCGTACATCACAGGGAAGTCGAGCTGCTCGTCAGAGGCTTCCAAAGCGGCGAACAGGTCAAAGACATTATCGACGGCCTGATCCGGCTCTCCATCGGGTTTGTCGACCTTGTTGACCACCACAATAGGCCGCAGCCCCAGCGCCAGCGCCTTAGAGGTCACGAATTTGGTCTGTGGCATTGGTCCCTCGGCGGCGTCCACCAGCAGTACGACGCCATCGACCATCGACAGAATCCGCTCAACCTCGCCACCGAAATCGGCGTGGCCAGGGGTGTCGACGATGTTGATGCGCTTGCCCTTCCACTCAACTGACGTGCACTTGGCCAGAATTGTGATCCCGCGCTCACGCTCGATATCGTTGCTGTCCATCGCGCGTTCGGTGATGGCTTCATTCTCACGGTAGACGCCGGATTGCTTCAAAAGCTCATCCACCAGCGTGGTCTTGCCGTGGTCAACGTGTGCGATAATCGCGATATTGCGAATGTCCATTGGTCTGCCCTTTTGCGGAGTTGCCGCGCGGATAACGCGGGGCGCGCGCAAAGGCCAGCCCTGATTTCCCTAGTGCCGCGTCGTCGCTGAAAAGAGGTGGATCACCAGTATGCCTGCAAGGATCAGTGCGATGCCCAGAATTGCTGGGCCATCAAGTTTCTGACCAAAGACGGCGTAGCCGATCAGTGCGATCAGTACGATGCCCAATCCCGACCAGATGGCATACATGATCCCTACCGGCAGCGTGCGCAATGTCAGCGACAGCAGATAGAATGCCAGTGCATATGACACCACCACCACGATTGAGGGCAGTGGTTTGGTGAACTGCTGGCTGGCTTGTAGTGCCGTGGTGCCGATTGTTTCGGCGGCGACTGCGACGAATAGATACAGGTAAGTCATGGGCAATGTCCGTTTGTGACGTGGGGTCTGGTCAGGCTTTCCTGACTTCGCATCGGATACGAGACGATGCCAGTCTGCGGCAATCATTGATAGATCCAAATCGAAGAGACCTTTGACCCTTCATAGAAAGGACACGTCATGTTCTGGCGCCATCGTATCTGCTTTCCTCTTCCAATGCCGCGCAGGGCCCTCAGCCACCGTTTGGCCGATTTGCTGATCAGCCCCGCGGTCCAGACGATCAATTTTCGGCTAGGCCACGTGCATGTCTTTCCCAGCCACTTTCGTGCGGTGTCCGATGCGTTGCGCGACGGGCGGGTGGCGGTCAATTTTGAACCCGCCCGGCTGACCGCCGAGGGCAGTGATGCGGAATATGATTCAGGGGCGAACGCCTTTGCCTTTGCATCGGATGGTGTGCTCGACACTGCCCTTGGGCGCGCCACGGCCATCCACGAGGCAAGCCATGCAGGCGCGGATTTCCTCAAGAAAGGCACGGCGATCCGGCAAGAAGAAGGCGCGGCCTTTATTTGCGAGGCGTGGTATCTGCTGAACACCGGTGTTGATCCGGCCTCCAGCGATGTGCCCGCCAACACCATCGCCGCCGCACGCGCCATGCGCGACAGGTGCTTGCCGTCGGTTCCGGTCAACGCCTCCGCCAATGAGATCAACACTGTGCGGCGGGATATGGCGAACCGCGGGTACGAAAATGCGTTTTACGGAAACGACGGGTTTTAGGGCCCACGAGTCAAATGGGCCGCCCCGGCAGGGACGGCCCAAGTATTCATCACTTTGATCTATGCGCGATCTTACATCGCGGCGTTCAGATTTTCGTCAATCTTCTCAAGGAAGCCTTCGGTGGTCAGCCACTTCTGATCGGGACCGACCAGCAGGGCCAGATCCTTGGTCATGTGGCCGCTTTCGACAGTATCGACAATTACCTTTTCCAGCGTGTTGGCGAAGCTTGCCAGCTGCGCGTTGTCGTCCAGCTTGGCGCGATGCTTCAGACCACCGGTCCAGGCAAAGATCGACGCGATCGAGTTGGTGGACGTCGCATTGCCTTTCTGGTGCTGGCGGTAATGTCGGGTCACGGTACCATGGGCGGCTTCGGCCTCAACAATCTTGCCATCGGGGGTCATCAGTTGGCTGGTCATCAGACCAAGCGAGCCAAAGCCCTGTGCGACAGTATCCGACTGCACATCACCGTCGTAGTTCTTACAGGCCCAGACAAAACCACCCGACCATTTCATCGCTGCGGCCACCATGTCGTCAATCAGACGGTGTTCATAGCTGATACCTTTGGCTTCGAACTTGTCCTTGAACTCTTCCTGATAGATTCGTTCAAAGATCAGCATGAACTGACCGTCATATTGCTTGAGGATCGTGTTCTTGGTCGACAGATAAACCGGCCAGCCAAGGTTCAAACCGTAGTTGAGCGAGGCGCGGGCGAAATCCTCGATCGACTTATCAAGGTTATACATGCCCATGTAGACGCCGGATGATGGTGCGTCGAAGACTTCTTCTTCCATCACGGTGCCGTCTTCGCCGACAAATTTCATAGACAGTTTGCCCGGTCCGGGGAATTTCATGTCGGTGGCGCGGTACTGGTCGCCATAGGCATGACGGCCGATGACGATTGGTTGCGTCCAGCCCGGCACAAGGCGCGGCACGTTCTGGCAGATAATCGGGGCACGGAAGACCACACCACCAAGGATATTGCGGATTGTGCCATTGGGGCTGCGCCACATCTTCTTGAGGCCGAATTCCTCAACCCGGGCTTCATCGGGTGTGATGGTCGCACATTTTACGCCAACGCCGATTTCCTTGATCTTCTCGGCGGCATCAATGGTGATCTGGTCGTTTGTCTCGTCGCGCGCTTCGATCCCCAGATCGTAATACAGCAGGTCCACGTCGAGATAAGGAAGGATCAGCTTTTTCTTGATGAAGTCCCAGATGATCCGGGTCATTTCGTCACCGTCGAGTTCGACGATGGGGTTCTCTACCTTGATTTTCGACATGATGTCCCTCTGCGGCTGGAATGGTTTGGCCGTGCCATAGCGGATAAAGCGGGCGGGGAAAAGATGGTATACAGTTGTATGCCGAAAAATCTTGGGATCGGCCTAATCGGGGCAGATCGGTTTAGATGCGCGCGCGGCGACGGCGCCCCATTAGGGCCAGTGCTGCTATCACACTGCCAAGCATTCCCATGGCGGGTGGCACCGGCACGGGTGCGGGTGTGGGTGGCGTGGTCGGTGTTGTACCTGACCCGCTGGATGAACTGCCCGCAGCCGTCCCGCCCCCGGCCCGGCAGGTTCTTCCGGTCGGATCAGATTCGATCACCCAAAAGGACGTGCCATCTGGAATCGCGGTACAGGTATTGGACCCTGTATCTGACGCTGGTCCAATAGGCGGGTTGGCAATGATGATCGCGGGAGTCCGCACGATGGGCGTCCAAGTTCGGCCAGGACGGCGGAAAGGGGGTGCATTATAGCCAAAGGGCGGTGCCAGATTGGTGATGAGATCGTCCGTCACGATAGGTGGCGTCAGCAGCGGTGTCCAAAACACCTCTGGGGTCATTGGCCAAGGCGGCGCGCTGTACTGCTGACGACCAAAAGGTACGGTTTCCTTGCGGCACACCTCTGCATAGCGGGCATAATAGTCGTCCCACTCCTTTTGGAACCGGGGCAGGACCATCTCTGTCCCGGTCAGGTTGGATAATTCGGATTGGGTCAAGGCGCGAGCGCAAGGTTCTGGCAGGCACGTTCTGGGCATCCGAACCTTGCCTGCAAGGGTGAAAGCAAGCGCTGGATTGTCGTATTCCGCATCCAGATATTTCGCATCGATGCAAGAATAGCCAAGGTCATCAACAGTGGTGATATCATCAATAGACAAGGGGTTTGCCTGCGCGGTCTGCGCGGCAGTCAGGAATCCTAAACAAAGAAGGCCCTTGCGAAACATGCCATTTTGTCGCCCGCAGAGACGTCAAAAATGGGACCGAATAATGTTAATTTTGTCTTAATGGCCTTAATTTCATGGGAAAAATCGCCAGTTTTCCCCTCAGAATCGAAGATGGTAGGCCCGGCAGGACTTGAACCCGCAACCAAAGCGTTATGAGCGCTCTGCTCTAACCAATTGAGCTACAGGCCCCCGATCTGGCCCTTGCTATCAGAACGGGGTCTGCTTTCAAGTGGTGTTGCGAGCGACCAAGGATCGCTCGCACATTGTCAAAGTGTCAGCCGTCCGACATCATCGCGTCGCCGTCTTTCATCATCGCAGCACCATCGGACATCATGGCATCGCCGTCCTTCATCATGGCTGCGTCGCCATCTTTCATCATGGCGTCATCTTTCATCATGCCGCCGTGTTCTTCGCAGGCGGCAAGACCGGCAATCACGCAGGCGGTCAAAATCAGTTTCCGTGTCATTCTATCCCTCCTATTGGATCATGGCAGAAGGGACCGGACTGCGACATTCTGTCAATCACGACGCCCTGACAAAGCGGTGAGGCAATGTTGCAGGCGACAGGCTCTGGTCAGTGGGGGCTGCTTGCGGTAAGGCGACGCTCAAAGCTGGCAAGGGGGCGATATGACCATCAAGAACGGGCTGACCTACGCAGAGGCGGGCGTCGATATTGACGCAGGCAACACGCTTGTAGAGCGGATCAAACCGGCGGCCAAGCGGACGGCGCGACCGGGTGTCATGGCGGGATTGGGCGGCTTTGGCGCGCTTTTTGACCTCAAGGGCGCAGGCTACGAAGACCCGGTGCTGGTTGCGGCAACCGATGGCGTTGGGACCAAGTTGCGCATCGCAATTGATACCGGCAACGTCGACACGATCGGCATTGATCTGGTCGCCATGTGCGTCAACGACCTGGTGTGCCAGGGCGCTGAGCCGCTGTTTTTCCTGGATTATTTCGCGACCGGCAAACTGAATATCGACGACGCCACGCGCATCATCAACGGCATTGCGGCCGGCTGCGAAGCCTCGGGTTGCGCGCTGATCGGTGGCGAGACGGCAGAGATGCCCGGCATGTATCATGACGGCGACTTTGACCTTGCCGGTTTCGCTGTGGGTGCGATGGAACGCGGCGCTGATTTGCCGCGCGATGTTGTGGAAGGTGACGTCTTGTTGGGGCTCGCCTCGGACGGCGTACACTCTAACGGCTATTCGCTGGTCCGTCGGATCGTGGATCTGTCGGGCCTTGGTTGGGGAGACGATGCGCCATTCACTGAGGGTACGTTGGGCGCGGCCCTTCTGGCACCGACGCGCCTGTACGTCAAACAGGCGCTGGCTGCAGTGCGCGCGGGCGGAGTGCATGGTTTGGCGCATATTACGGGCGGTGGTCTGACCGAGAACCTGCCGCGTGTCCTGCCGGATGGTCTTGGTGCTGACGTCGATCTTTCCAGTTGGACCTTGCCGCCTGTGTTCCGCTGGCTCGCCGATCAAGGCGGTATGGCCGAGGCTGAGATGCTCAAGACGTTTAATGCCGGTATTGGCATGGTGCTGGTCGTGGCCCCGGACCGGGCCGCTGCCCTGACCGACCTGCTGCAAACCGCGGGCGAAACAGTACACACCTTGGGCCATGTGACGACCGGTGCCGGCGTGCGCTATGCGGGTCGGCTCGCATGACCAAAAGGGTCGCGATCCTGATTTCGGGTGGCGGGTCGAACATGGTGGCGCTGGTACAATCCATGATGGGTGACCACCCCGCGCGGCCTGTACTTGTGCTGTCGAACAAGGCAGACGCGGGCGGGCTGCAAAAGGCCGCTGATCTGGGTATCCCCACAAGCGCGATCAGCCACAAGGATTTCCCCGATCGTGATGCCTTTGACGCAGCGTTGAGTGCGCGGCTGAAAGAAGCGGCACCCGACATCATCTGCCTTGCGGGTTTCATGCGCATCTTCACACCAGGGTTCACTACGCATTGGCAAGGCAAGATACTCAACATCCACCCCTCACTTCTGCCAAAGCATAAAGGGCTGAACACCCATGCCAGGGCGCTGGATGCCGGGGATGTGGATCATGGTTGCACCGTGCATGAGGTGACGGCAGACCTCGATGACGGCCCGATCCTTGGACAGGCGCGGTTGACTGTCGCGCCCGATGACACCCCTGACACGCTGGCCCAACGCGTCTTGCCGTTGGAACATGCACTTTATCCTGCGGTCCTGCGTCGCTTTGCAAATGGAGACCGCACCCCTGTCATGCCTGACGCTTAGGGCAGCCTTCCCAACTTCTCTGCAATCGCCTATGAATTGTCAGGCGCGCGTGACGCGCCACAAAGAATGACAGGCCACGATGCAGACCATTACCACGACCGATGCCCTTGCCGCCTTTTGCGCCGAGGCGGCCAAACGCCCCTATGTCACTGTCGATACAGAGTTTTTACGGGAACGCACCTATTATTCGAAACTGTGTTTGGTGCAGCTTGCCTATCAGGATGACGCAGGCGCCGATGCCGTTCTGGTTGATCCGCTAGCTGATGAGCTGTCGCTCGAACCACTTTACGATCTTTTTCGCGATGCGGGCGTGGTCAAGGTTTTCCACGCGGCTCGCCAGGATCTTGAGATTTTCTTTGTCGACGCCGGGCTGATCCCGGCACCTTTGTTTGACACACAAGTGGCCGCGATGGTCTGTGGCTTTGGTGATCAGGTGGGCTATGAAACTCTGGTCCGTAAGATCGCGCAGGCTGGCTTGGACAAGTCCAGCCGTTTCACCGACTGGTCCCGCCGCCCGCTGACGGACGCGCAAAAGACCTATGCGCTGGCCGACGTCACGCATCTGCGCGATATTTATGAATACCTGTCTGAGCGGCTTGAAAAATCGGGCCGCAAGAAATGGGTCACCGAAGAAATGGCCGTGCTGAACGCGCCAGAGACATATGCCGCTGATCCTGCGACCGCTTGGGAGCGGGTCAAGACGCGCACCAGTTCTGGCAAGTTTCTGGCGATCGTGCGGGAACTGGCGCGGTTTCGCGAAACCTACGCGCAAGAACGCAATATACCACGCAACCGGGTGTTCAAGGACGATGCATTGGTTGAGCTTGCCTCGACCAAGCCGCAGAACGAGAAAGACCTGAGCCGGTCGCGCCTTTTGCTGCGCGAGGCGCGGCGCGGGGACATCGCCGCCGGTATACTGGCGGCAATTCAAACCGGTATGGCTGTGCCAAATGATCAGTTGCCGAAGGCCGACAACAGCCGCGAAAAGCTGCAAGTGAACCCCGCAATTGCCGATATGCTGCGCGTACTGCTTAAGGCCAAGGCCGATCAGGAAGGGGTCGCGCAAAAGCTGATTGCAAACGCTCAGGATCTTGATCAACTGGCTGCTGGCAAGCGTGACATCCCTGCACTCAAGGGCTGGCGGGCAGAGGTATTTGGCAAAGACGCACTCCGCCTATGCGACGGCGAAGTCGCTTTGGCCGTGAAGGGCTCAAAAGTGATTTGTGTCGATCGCTAGCGGCTGCTGATCCGCGCATTTCGCGCAGCCTGCACCCGAATACTGCGCACACCGGCCAGCATCGTCGCATCCAGCACCCGCGCGACCGTTACCCGACGCGTATTGGTCTCACCTTGCGGCTGAAAGCCCTGCGGCTGCTCGACCCGAAAGGCAAGGGTCAATGTGCCGCCCTCGAATGCCACGGGAACAAGCTGCGCGTTAAAGCTGCCTTGCGTCGCGGCGACACCCGTTGCCCGCACAATCGCACCGCCCGCATTGCGTGAGATTTCCAGTGTTTCAACGGAGTCGATCAACACACGGCCATCAACCTCGCGTCTCACCATCTCTGCGGTGACAAGCGGGCGCAGATTGCCAGCGGCGTCCACATTGGCAACAGCGGTTGAGCTGCCGAACCAGTTCAACGGG
This window contains:
- the rnd gene encoding ribonuclease D; its protein translation is MQTITTTDALAAFCAEAAKRPYVTVDTEFLRERTYYSKLCLVQLAYQDDAGADAVLVDPLADELSLEPLYDLFRDAGVVKVFHAARQDLEIFFVDAGLIPAPLFDTQVAAMVCGFGDQVGYETLVRKIAQAGLDKSSRFTDWSRRPLTDAQKTYALADVTHLRDIYEYLSERLEKSGRKKWVTEEMAVLNAPETYAADPATAWERVKTRTSSGKFLAIVRELARFRETYAQERNIPRNRVFKDDALVELASTKPQNEKDLSRSRLLLREARRGDIAAGILAAIQTGMAVPNDQLPKADNSREKLQVNPAIADMLRVLLKAKADQEGVAQKLIANAQDLDQLAAGKRDIPALKGWRAEVFGKDALRLCDGEVALAVKGSKVICVDR